Proteins from a single region of Antechinus flavipes isolate AdamAnt ecotype Samford, QLD, Australia chromosome 2, AdamAnt_v2, whole genome shotgun sequence:
- the RPGRIP1 gene encoding X-linked retinitis pigmentosa GTPase regulator-interacting protein 1 isoform X4, giving the protein MLRTSHNALLSQVDELKTELKEKNKRVVSLESQLADMSVLRITVREFQDRVEDLKRERNLLKGNHDRLLKNMLNSSNQPHWSTDLMKERLQQKVSHLQEQLDSEVAEKRKILVQLAKEQAENADLKQEVTQMLMKHKKEVELLQQKTATTTTTSSQSDPDILQPSYQDYTKETQTQELNPPQEIKEEEKNLSWAYNQMKAAHAETALELEKTRDMLLLQHQINKHYQDELEIVKIKADNSEKEHKEEWEKLNQLLDLKNNRIQQLEGNFNLSDPMGKPNGSIEVKLEWESQYLSPESSLKPETQSVENDKKAPLSVENYNEAPLFVEKHEANLQVEDYNEALPSVENETDLHLEHENEAPLSVENYEAPLFKENCETPPRSTEKYEANLSVEDYNEADLSVENYEANLRIEDYEENLPIEKYQVNPSLEKKEVKISKENVVESKMSIEDYEEAKPPIENSDEAKPPIGNWDEAKSPIGNCDEAKSPNSDEAKSPIGICGEAKPPIGNCDEAKPPIGNCDEEKSPIGNCDEEKSPIGNCNKEKQSIEICDEFKPSIENCQEAKLSLEDYDEAKLAIENCNEEKECLENCKEAKLSLENCDEEEQSLENCDKEKQSLENCDKAKLSIENCKEAKLSLENCDEEEQSLENCEEAKLSLEDYDEAKLAIENCDEENKSLENCDKAKLSLENCDEDEQFIENCDEAKLSLENCDKVTENCDEAKLSLENCDEEEKPIENCDEEKQSLENGDKAKLSLENCDKEEQSIENCDEAKLRLENFEDDNLSIENCDEAKLPIENRDEEKESVENDKEMPLLIEDYNKAPEAIENYEKLIKIPTEEENILFHQQVNKDKLSGAIDEATKEPEECYPEVKQQVFSSPDTAANRLSEQADEVSETQTADSDDVIVTPLSQKGPKTNSDKICIEIVSLAFDPEAEVMSDESIQQVYVEYKFHDLPLSETETPVSLRKPRAGEDIHFHFNKVIDLNPVEHRDRRKFLFSMLQEKNPEQRQLKFIVVSDPEEQKNECQEVGYAYLELWQILDTGRDILEQEIDIINPQDKVSSIGKLKVSLQATDALQAIFKEMGEDMHL; this is encoded by the exons TTTCAGGACAGAGTGGaggatttaaaaagagagagaaatctgcTGAAGGGAAATCATGACAGACTCTTAAAAAA CATGTTAAATAGCAGCAATCAGCCTCACTGGAGCACTGACCTCATGAAGGAACGGCTTCAGCAGAAAGTCTCTCATCTACAAGAGCAGCTGGATTCTGAAgtagcagagaagagaaagatcttGGTTCAGTTGGCTAAGGAACAGG ctgaAAATGCCGACCTGAAGCAGGAAGTCACCCAGATGCTaatgaaacataaaaaggaaGTAGAACTTCTCCAACAGAAAACtgccactactaccactactagtaGTCAATCAGATCCAGATATTTTGCAACCTTCGTATCAAGATTATACTAAAGAAACACAG acACAGGAACTGAATCCTCCACAAGAAatcaaagaggaggaaaagaacctGTCTTGGGCTTACAATCAGATGAAGGCGGCACATGCAGAAACTGCCCTAGAACTGGAGAAGACAAGAGACATGCTCCTTTTGCAGCACCAGATCAACAAGCACTATCAG GATGAACTGGAAATTGTGAAGATAAAAGCTGATAATAGTGAGAAAGAGCACAAGGAAGAGTGGGAAAAGTTGAATCAACTGCTGGACCTCAAGAACAATCGCATTCAACAGCTGGAAG GTAACTTCAACCTCAGTGACCCTATGGGGAAACCCAATGGGTCCATTGAAGTGAAATTGGAGTGGGAGTCTCAATACCTATCTCCAGAGAGTTCACTGAAGCCAGAAACCCAGTCTGTTGAAAATGACAAGAAGGCACCCCTGTCTGTGGAAAATTACAACGAAGCACCTTTATTTGTAGAAAAACACGAGGCAAACCTGCAAGTAGAAGATTACAATGAAGCACTCCCTTCTGTAGAAAACGAGACAGATTTGCATCTAGAACATGAAAATGAAGCACCCCTCTCTGTGGAAAATTATGAGGCACcccttttcaaagaaaattgtgAGACACCACCCCGATCTACAGAAAAATATGAGGCGAACCTTTCTGTAGAAGATTACAATGAGGCCGACTTGTCTGTAGAAAATTATGAGGCGAACCTTCGCATAGAAGATTATGAGGAAAATTTACCTATAGAAAAATACCAGGTAAACCCATccttagaaaaaaaggaagtcaaGATATCTAAAGAAAACGTTGTAGAGTCCAAGATGTCTATAGAAGATTACGAGGAGGCAAAGCCACCAATAGAAAACAGCGATGAAGCAAAGCCGCCCATAGGAAACTGGGATGAGGCAAAGTCGCCAATAGGAAACTGCGATGAGGCAAAGTCGCCAAACTCTGATGAGGCAAAGTCGCCAATAGGAATCTGTGGTGAGGCAAAGCCGCCAATAGGAAACTGTGATGAGGCAAAGCCGCCAATAGGAAACTGTGATGAGGAAAAGTCGCCAATAGGAAACTGTGATGAGGAAAAGTCGCCAATAGGAAACtgcaacaaagaaaaacagtccaTAGAAATTTGCGACGAGTTCAAGCCATCTATAGAAAATTGCCAGGAAGCCAAGCTGTCTTTAGAAGATTACGACGAGGCAAAGCTGGCTATAGAAAACTGCAATGAAGAAAAAGAGTGTCTAGAAAATTGCAAGGAGGCTAAGCTGTCTCTAGAAAATTGCGACGAGGAAGAACAGTCTCTAGAAAACTGCGACAAGGAAAAACAGTCTCTAGAAAACTGCGACAAGGCCAAGCTGTCTATAGAAAATTGCAAAGAGGCCAAGCTGTCTCTAGAAAATTGTGATGAGGAAGAACAGTCTCTAGAAAATTGTGAGGAGGCCAAGCTGTCTTTAGAAGATTATGATGAGGCAAAATTGGCTATAGAAAACTGCGACGAGGAGAACAAGTCTCTAGAAAATTGTGACAAGGCCAAACTGTCTCTAGAAAATTGTGACGAGGATGAACAGTTTATAGAAAATTGCGACGAGGCCAAGCTGTCTCTAGAAAATTGCGACAAGGTTACAGAAAATTGCGATGAGGCCAAGCTGTCTCTAGAAAATTGTGACGAGGAAGAAAAACCTATAGAAAATTGTGACGAGGAAAAACAGTCTCTAGAAAATGGTGACAAGGCCAAGCTGTCTCTAGAAAATTGTGACAAGGAAGAACAATCTATAGAAAATTGCGACGAGGCCAAGCTGCGTCTAGAAAACTTCGAGGATGACAACCTGTCCATAGAAAACTGTGATGAGGCCAAGCTTCCTATAGAAAACCGTGATGAGGAAAAAGAATCTGTAGAAAATGACAAGGAGATGCCCCTACTGATAGAAGATTATAATAAAGCACCCGAAGCTATAGAAAATTATGAGAAACTTATAAAGattccaactgaagaagaaaacattttatttcaccAG CAGGTGAACAAGGACAAATTATCAGGTGCTATTGATGAGGCAACAAAAGAGCCAGAGGAATGTTACCCAGAAGTCAAGCAGCAAGTGTTTTCATCTCCTGACACTG CAGCTAATCGACTTTCTGAACAAGCTGATGAAGTCAGTGAAACACAGACAGCAGACAGTGATGACGTCATAGTGACACCCCTGTCTCAGAAGGGGCCTAAAACA aattcAGACAAGATTTGCATTGAAATTGTGTCCCTGGCTTTTGACCCTGAGGCTGAAGTGATGTCTGATGAGAGCATCCAGCAGGTGTATGTGGAGTACAAATTTCATGATCTGCCCttgtcagagacagagacacctgTATCCCTTCGGAAACCCAGGGCAGGGGAAGATATTCACTTTCATTTCAACAAAG TGATAGACTTGAATCCAGTGGAACACAGAGACCGAaggaagtttcttttttctatgttGCAAGAAAAAAATCCTGAGCAGAGGCA aTTGAAGTTTATAGTGGTGAGTGATCCTGAAGAGCAAAAGAACGAATGTCAAGAAGTAGGCTATGCCTATTTGGAACTGTGGCAGATCCTGGATACTGGAAGAGACATTTTAGAACAAGAGATAGACA TCATCAATCCTCAGGATAAAGTCAGCTCCATTGGAAAACTGAAAGTGTCCCTTCAAGCAACTGATGCACTTCAGGCCATTTTCAAGGAGATGGGTGAAGATATGCATTTGTGA